In the genome of Sebastes fasciatus isolate fSebFas1 chromosome 23, fSebFas1.pri, whole genome shotgun sequence, the window ctgatcaCAAGTAAACATTGAACAATATGGTTTGTTATATTcagtacaataaataaatgataatttaCTACTTACAGCACTGACGTCCCCCTCTTCAATATGCCTGCAACAGACGGGGGGAAATTAATTTGTTTCTGTAGCATAGATGGAAAGCACCTATCGGAATTGACTATTATCGTAAGGCCTTCTGTATATAATCTTTTACTTTAACCTTATTGTTGGGTCTGTTATGTATTGATTCCTGTTATTTCATTATGAACATTTCATTCCTTAGTCCTTTCTGATTGATCGTCAGTTACATTACCCTGGCTGTGAACGGCTTTGTAACTTAATATTGCGCATTTCCAGAAACAATTAATATTACTCCACTGTACTTCCCAAGGACCAAATCCTATAAAGATAAGCGCAAGTCTCAAAGAGACAAATCGAATGCACGGCGATGACGTCGTTTTGTTTTTCCTGCCGAGACGCGGAGCAACGAGATTACagcaatttcatttcattaataataTTTGTCGGTGTCGTTCCTTGCCGTGGAAATGTATCATCTTGTGACCCTTTTCATGTAATGCAAAACCCAGGAGTCATTTCATATTGCACTTCACAAATCCTTTCATACGTGCAAGcaatcatattgtaattaattTGAAACCAATTTAGCCTCACAAGCAAAAGCTCCATCATGTCATCATGAGGGTATGCAGCCTTTTAATCCAAGTTATTAAAGCCTTGCTATGCTCAATTAAAATCATAACaggtgtttttttccctctcttgtCACAACCACAGACAGTTGATTTCTCTTTTCATCACAGGTTTAAAAATACAATGTTTTCTCATGGTGACAATCAACCCTAAACTGTTCCACAGATTGTGTGACCAGGCCTGCTACTGTGTAGAGACAGCCTATGGCGCATCTCATCCTGGAAAGCTGCTCCAAATAGGATTAGGTACCTCACTTGACCAAAATACTATGATGACTAATTCAGAGCCCACGGGTGGAAAAGTGGGAGATAAATCCTGCAGCTGGTTCACGTTCATGTCACTGTGGCGGGTTTAAAACAATCACCAGGGACAtagtggacacaaacacagcccCCTCTGAGAGGAGCGCACGCTTTAAGAAACGTGTTAACAATACCCTTTATTCTACTTAAAGTAAATCCACAGctgatttttttctgtgaagCAGAACATTTTGGACTTGAAGGAGACTGCACAGAATGACAGTGTGACGCCAGCAGACAATCAATCGCAGCCAcagagagaaaatgagcctCTGCGTCCGTGGACATGATTGCTGGCGAACACCGATGTCACTGTCATTACATGTATGATTGGGGCTGTTTGAACGTGAATGAGAATTGATTTGATGTACATCGACACATCGAGCAGTAGCTGTTCCAGTCCAGTAAATACCAGAgcttaatcattttttttcccagtttgtgTGTCTAGGTTTTAAAAAAAGGGTTTCAGACATGATTCGTGGTGAGTCATTCATAAATTATAGGATGATGTAGAAATCACAACTGAGATCCAATCATGTAAAAAttgtaaacatataaatatgtatCAGTAATGCATAGCAACAAGCAGCTGAGAATCAATGTTTCAGTGACGCTTTGAAGACGGTCATACAGTGCCCCCATATGGACAAAACAGATAATACAATAGGCCTTTctcacagcagatattttgacttgACATTGTgggaaagcacaggtgttacatgtcaaaatgtttgcTGTGGAAAAAGGCTTATGGATATGAGAGAAACGTTGCAGAACAACGAGTACCAATAGAGTTTTATAAGACAGTTTGTGCTGCTGTACTTCACGTATTGGAGCATGTGCAACATATCACCAAAATAATGGTAACCAATCTCATTTCAGAAGTCCGCAGATTGCGAGAtcagagcagcatggaggatatATAATCTTCTAAAATGTTCTGCTTCTCTTTAAAAACAGCGCCGTCTCTCTTCAGGCGGGCTACCTCAGTCTCCAGAGCATGGATTTTGGCCACGGTGCTCTCCTCCCTGCGATCCAGCTCCAAGATCTTCGAGTGCAAACTCAAGATCTTGCGCCAAAGCTGATCGTTGTCCGTGTCCGGCCTGCAGTACGAGTGCTCGTAAAAGCAAATGTGCTCTCCCCCGCAGGGTCCCCTCTCCTCCGAAAAGCAGGCTTTGTCTTTGACCGTTTCCACGGGGACGAAGCTAAAAGCCTGGCCCAGCGCCGCTTGGAGGGCATCCACATTTTCCCGTCCATCCGAGAAAGGGCCGAGAGACTCGCAGCACAACACAGTCACAATCGAGTCGGCCTGCTCTTCAGGATGCAGCTCATCGCGTGGGGACAGTACGAGGCAGGATACTGTTGGCGTTCCACCGTCACCTGGTAACTCACAAGCAGCAGTCCGTACCTCTAAGAGATCTGAATGACAGGTGACGCCAGTGTCCAGCGACACCAGAGGTGGTTCAAATATCATCTCTGTGCTGTTTGTCGTACTTGACTGGACCTTTTTGCATGTTCTGCTCAAAATGAGTGGCCTCTTGCTGAGAGGAGAGTCAAATCCTGTGGGCTCAATGTCCAAAGTCCTGGGTTTGGCCTTGGGGCTTCTTTTAATGGgtgtaacttttttctcttcatCCTGAGATAAAATAAGATACGTCTGGTCAATCACAGGCAATGCAAATAATAATACGAAATGAAGAAGAGGCTTGTTGCACACCAGAAAATCTCAATGAACCTAAAACTTCTTGGTCTTTTATGCAAGTGAAAGTGCTCTTCCTCTTTCAGAAATTGTTTAAATATATACCAATAAGTTGGTCCAGAGCTAAATTTTGTGATGTGCAGTAAGCCCTTACTTCCATGTTAGATCTGTGATCGATgttgagacaggggaaacaagACAGACACATACATCCTCAATGGAAGGAAATACGGTTGGGACGGCCGTGTTCTTCAGGTAGCGGATGCCCCATCGAATATCAAAGCAGTCCTCTGTAAAATGCTCGCTGCAGAGATACTGATGTCGACTCGGGGACCACTCCTCCCGTCTCATGTTGTCCACCCATTTCTGAAGCCTGGACTTGTCTTGCAAGGGAAACCTGTGTCGGGAGAGAGATAACAACATAAAGTAAAAGGCTGGCTTGAAActaaaggcaaggcaaggcagctttatttgtagagcacatttcagcaacagggcaattcaaagtgctttacataaacattgaagaacattgcgacaaagtgcaaaagaacattaagacataattaaaacagttataaaaacattaaagattagaaaataaaaacaagctaaaaataaaagctaggatagaagctaaaatagaaatataacacacaagagtaaaagctctagtgcagtataagatcattatctggtttcaTAAAAGGCAGCAAACAGAAAGTTTTaatctttgatttaaaagaactcagagttggagttggtcctgcaggtttctgggagcttgttccagatatgtggtgcataaaaactgaacgctgcttcttctgcatgtttagttctgactctggggacactaagcagacctgatccagatgacctgagaggtctggatggttcataacatagcagaacatcagaaatgtattttggccctataccatttagtgctttgtaaaccagcagcagtattttgaaatcaattctctgagagacagggagccagagtagagacttcagaactggactgatgtgatccactttcttgaaACTTACTGAAACTATCATGGGTTTCAGCATCAGCTGTCACTTGAATGTCACATTATTTGTAAGGTTCATCATTACTCCACATTCAGTCCAACAGTCTAATCCTTGTGCCATTACAAGCAGGTAACCATAGCAATACATTATATAACCTcacactactgtcatgatattattGTTAACTTCTCACTGCCTCTATAACTAATCATATCTTTGACTAAAGATGCTAATGATAACAGAGATTGGACACTGACAGCtaaaccaaacaactatttAAACTCAGACACACACCCTAAAGAAAGCAGATTAACATAATAACATACGGGTAGAAGCTGACtctcttgttttcttgtttAGACGCAGTTCCTCCGCGGTTACAGCACACTTTCACAGCGCAGTACCGGGGCATCACTGCGGTGAAACTGCATGAAAACACTTCACAGAGGCAAGTTTGTTGCTTTTGAAAACACAAACCACCACTTGTAAGCTGTTACTTCCGGGTTGCCGTTCTCAAAGCGGAAATGACGTTTACTTCGTTACCAAGATAGTACACGTCCCATCTATGATGACAAACGGTTGCACAACTAGGGGACattaagataagatcagatattcctttattagtcccgcagtggggacatttgcagtgtacagcagtaaaggggatagtgcaaaaaaacaagatgcatcagctaacactgtaaaaaaagaagagctaaacaaagtgtaacaaaatatgaaccatttaaatagaaggaagtataaaaataggagcagtatatacagtattgacaataaacagactattaacaaaattgcacaagtggaaaatgatattgcacagtgagaatgaatgaatgaatgaatgaatgaatgaaattccacctggaactatcaggttattgtcagtttttttggtgtgttagtggtctactgggagcagtgctggttgtggagtctgacaacTGCTGGAAGGAAGGACCTTATCTTATGTAGACAATAAAAACAGCTCTatgttgcatgtttttttaaataactgaaaaaaagatgcatctctctttttttcttttaaaggctGAATTATGATGATTCTTTCCTAAACAGTTGCATGAAAGCTTATACCAAGTGTACAGtcttgacagttttttttttaaagaaatcctTTCACAGATTGGTGTTGAAGACCATATTTTCTCTCTATCACCCCGATTCACAGAGGTCTTAGAGTTCGAAAGTAACTTAGAGATCAACCCTTGCATTTAACACTTGTTTTACACCGAGACGACAACAAGAGAAATGCCACTTCTGCCTAAATAGagctaaaattaaaaaaaaaaaaaaagaggatcaTATAGCACATGCAAAAGCATTTTAAaaactggggggaaaaaagttcggaaacttgtgtttggtcgattatttctctgaaaatatcaggttattgtccgTTTTtaggtgtgtaagtggtctactaaaataagaataagtACAATTATAATGTAAACATTCATCACCTATGTCATGCAAAAAATAGGTAGAAAATACACATATAaactaaataatatattttactgCTCTGGAAACATGTTTAAGTGTCATACCTCAATgataatgccaaaaataacaGAGCAAAGCGAAGACGGAAGTTTGAAGCAGCTTACCATCTTGTTGTCTTTGCTTCGCTTGTATTCTTTCCATGGATGTATTTCTGGACTATATCACGTGTGCACT includes:
- the LOC141762305 gene encoding THAP domain-containing protein 5-like isoform X2; translation: MRREEWSPSRHQYLCSEHFTEDCFDIRWGIRYLKNTAVPTVFPSIEDDEEKKVTPIKRSPKAKPRTLDIEPTGFDSPLSKRPLILSRTCKKVQSSTTNSTEMIFEPPLVSLDTGVTCHSDLLEVRTAACELPGDGGTPTVSCLVLSPRDELHPEEQADSIVTVLCCESLGPFSDGRENVDALQAALGQAFSFVPVETVKDKACFSEERGPCGGEHICFYEHSYCRPDTDNDQLWRKILSLHSKILELDRREESTVAKIHALETEVARLKRDGAVFKEKQNILEDYISSMLL
- the LOC141762305 gene encoding THAP domain-containing protein 5-like isoform X1, encoding MPRYCAVKVCCNRGGTASKQENKRVSFYPFPLQDKSRLQKWVDNMRREEWSPSRHQYLCSEHFTEDCFDIRWGIRYLKNTAVPTVFPSIEDDEEKKVTPIKRSPKAKPRTLDIEPTGFDSPLSKRPLILSRTCKKVQSSTTNSTEMIFEPPLVSLDTGVTCHSDLLEVRTAACELPGDGGTPTVSCLVLSPRDELHPEEQADSIVTVLCCESLGPFSDGRENVDALQAALGQAFSFVPVETVKDKACFSEERGPCGGEHICFYEHSYCRPDTDNDQLWRKILSLHSKILELDRREESTVAKIHALETEVARLKRDGAVFKEKQNILEDYISSMLL